One region of Bradyrhizobium betae genomic DNA includes:
- a CDS encoding (2Fe-2S)-binding protein yields the protein MSTVKLTVNGKAVAVDVEDRTLLVQLLRDTLNLTGTHVGCDTSQCGACVVHMDGKAVKSCTMLAGQADGANITTIEGIAKGDELHPMQAAFRDNHGLQCGYCTPGMIMSAIDIVHRHGGDLDETTVRQELEGNICRCTGYHNIVKAVLDAAGRMKVSQAAE from the coding sequence GCAAGGCCGTTGCTGTCGATGTCGAGGACCGCACGCTGCTGGTCCAACTTCTGCGCGATACCCTCAACCTCACCGGAACCCATGTCGGCTGCGACACCAGCCAGTGCGGCGCCTGCGTCGTCCACATGGACGGCAAGGCGGTGAAATCCTGCACCATGCTGGCGGGCCAGGCCGACGGCGCCAACATCACCACCATCGAAGGCATCGCCAAGGGCGACGAGCTGCACCCGATGCAGGCCGCCTTCCGCGACAATCACGGCCTGCAGTGCGGCTATTGCACGCCGGGCATGATCATGTCGGCCATCGACATCGTGCACCGCCATGGTGGCGACCTCGACGAGACCACCGTCCGCCAGGAGCTGGAAGGCAATATCTGCCGCTGCACCGGCTACCACAACATCGTCAAAGCCGTGCTGGACGCGGCCGGACGCATGAAGGTCTCGCAGGCGGCCGAGTAA